The nucleotide window ACAAATGTCATATCATCCCGCTCGACGTGCGTGATCGCAATGCTGTCGAGGCCGCCATCGCCGCCATTCCTGCGCCCTTCGACGCTATTAATGTGGTGCTGGCCAATGCCGGCCTGGCCTTGGGCTTGCAGTCCGCCCAGGAGGCCGACCTCCATGACTGGGAGACCATGATCGACACCAATATCAAGGGCCTGGTCTATACAATTCGCTTGCTGCTGCCGGGCCTGATCGCTCGGGGCGGCGGCCATGTGGTGACCATGGGTTCGGTGGCCGGCGAATTCGCCTATCCCGGCGGCTCGGTCTATGCCGCCTCCAAGGCCTTCGTGAAGCATTTCGCCCTCTCCATCCGCTCGGACCTGCAGGGCAAGAATATCCGCGTCACCGATATCGAGCCGGGTCTGACCGAAACCGAATTTTCGCTGGTTCGCTTCAAGGGCGACGAGGACCGGGCCGGCAATGTCTATGCGGACACCAAGGCCATGAATGCCGACGATATCGCCGAGTCCGTCTTCTGGGCGACCTCGCTGCCCGAGCATGTCAATGTCAACAAGATCCAGTTGATGGCCACCACCCAGGCCATCGGCCCCTTCGACATCTATCGCGAGAAATGATCTAGAGCGCGAGGAAAGCCACCGTATCGGGATCGACGGGAATGCCCTGGGCATCGCGTCGATCCATCTCCGCCCATTCCCGGTCG belongs to Devosia sp. XK-2 and includes:
- a CDS encoding SDR family NAD(P)-dependent oxidoreductase, with the protein product MYPLLDPSRFVVFITGATSGFGAAAARRYVAAGGKVIATGRREDRLLALRDELGHDKCHIIPLDVRDRNAVEAAIAAIPAPFDAINVVLANAGLALGLQSAQEADLHDWETMIDTNIKGLVYTIRLLLPGLIARGGGHVVTMGSVAGEFAYPGGSVYAASKAFVKHFALSIRSDLQGKNIRVTDIEPGLTETEFSLVRFKGDEDRAGNVYADTKAMNADDIAESVFWATSLPEHVNVNKIQLMATTQAIGPFDIYREK